From a region of the Mobula hypostoma chromosome 6, sMobHyp1.1, whole genome shotgun sequence genome:
- the LOC134347477 gene encoding uncharacterized protein LOC134347477, which yields MDINPANPGTQCKDPNNCFTFDDNCTVFRCLRMGTSCPSMQIFKGKITLKSKTFSNELKNPASEAYKNLTNEIITTIVPTVQSTLNDNSFNITIGGFQNGSVVVNILIFLNLNSSVTFTSLLEAISEATKKIDSQSTVNITGAISTTTAAPTQTEGIPAENTGFKVAVIVLGVVLGVALLVIIAVTVAMILTKKRTGRYLFDTSNILQKFSYHNI from the exons ATGGACATCAATCCGGCAAACCCTGGAACACAGTGCAAAG ATCCAAATAACTGTTTCACATTTGATGATAACTGCACTGTGTTTCGGTGCCTGAGAATGGGAACCAGCTGCCCCT CAATGCAGATATTCAAGGGGAAAATAACATTAAAGTCCAAAACATTCAGCAATGAGTTAAAAAATCCTGCAAGTGAAGCTTACAAGAACTTAACAAATGAAATTATAACTACA ATTGTGCCAACTGTGCAAAGTACACTGAACGACAACAGCTTCAACATCACCATCGGTGGTTTTCAGAATGGTAGTGTGGTGGTAAATATCCTGATATTCCTGAACTTAAACTCAAGTGTCACCTTTACCAGCTTGCTAGAGGCTATCAGTGAGGCAACGAAGAAGATTGACAGTCAAAGCACCGTGAACATAACAG GTGCAATCTCTACAACAACAGCAGCTCCCACCCAGACAGAAGGGATTCCAGCAGAAAACACTGGATTCAAAGTGGCTGTAATAGTTTTGGGAGTTGTACTGGGTGTGGCCCTGCTGGTGATCATAGCAGTAACCGTGGCAATGATCCTCACTAAGAAGAGAACTGGACGATACTTATTCGACACCTCAAACATCCTCCAGAAGTTCAGTTATCACAACATTTAG